Genomic window (Pristis pectinata isolate sPriPec2 chromosome 28, sPriPec2.1.pri, whole genome shotgun sequence):
TtatggagaatccttctcaaatttactGCCCTCGGACAGGTGCCTACATACTATCTCTGCTACTTGAGGTGTAGACTGTGATTCTAACCAACCTGCCTCTGCTCACGTTCCCTTACCACAACAGTGTACCTCACCTTCAACATTCCCCCTTGGAGTGGAGTTAATCTGCAGGATAAATGGGAAGCTGCCCAGCCTTCCAGTCCCCTTCCTGGCATGTATCTCATTTATTGGGATCTCCTTGTCTTTTGCAGCAATTCCAgggctctctccctctcccctcttgaATCCTGTTTTGGAAACTGGAGGTCCCAGGTTAGCAAGTTTCTGGCCACTGTCCCGCAGGGACCCGATCAGGTGTTACCAGTATCAGGTTAGTGCACCCAAAAGGCATTACCATAATGGTGAGTATTTACCTGAATGGAACACCCACCGTCTGGTGGCATGGGCAGAGAGAGGCTCAGGAAGTTCTCTGTTTGGCTGGACTTGTGGTAACAACTCAGACAGAGTTTTATGTAGCTCAGTTGCCCTTGAAATAACTTTGTAACGATCGATGTTTCCACATTTCTCACACCTGTAGACTAAGCAGAGAACATTCTTCATTTCACCGTCCTTCTCCGAAGGTCCAGTGTGGAAGCCTCTTGCCAGCAGCGACCAATAAtaaggtagagccactgcctcacagctccagtgatctgggttcagtcccaacctctggtgctgtctgtgcatggTTTGCACACCCTCGCTgtgactgtgagggtttcctctgagtgctccagtttcctcccacaaagatgtgggggttggtaggttaattggccgctgtgaatggTCCCTGATGTGAATGGGTgttaggagaatcagggggagttaaTGTGCTTGACAGAGTGATTAGCTTGTGGGGAAAtgtggggcaatgggattgatCTATGAACCAGTAacgacttgttgggctgaatggtctcctatggtgtaaagaaaaatggaaaatatgaaatgtgGAAATTCAGCCATTCAAGTCCCCCCCCCCttcactgatggaaacattccCTAGAGTTAGCAATAATGGGTCATGGTGAGTCACAGAACAAGAAACATCAGAAAACCCAGAAGCCATTCACTGAGCCGCCaggaaccctaaccctaacccaggaGCAGAGCTGTAAGGGATTCAGGAGCTCACTCCTTTACACGTCATTCCTTGACCCAGGGTTGCAGAGACGGACCGTGGAGCACCTATTGTTCTCTATAATTAGGGACAGCACGACCCAGGAAAAGTTCCAGCTGAGCAGAGTCAGGTTCCTACCAACCCTGGTGCAATCCCATGATGAAATGACTACGATTGTATGTTATTTATAGAAGCTTCAGGAAGGTATTTCAAAAGACTCTTGTAAGAAATTGTTAGCTGAAATTGTCCATTTGAGACAAATTATTGACCCACTGGGAAGTGACCGAacggtgggtggggtggggtggggggcgcgGGGGGAACAAATAGACATGAAACATGCAAGGCGGAATCTGCTCCTGGCAGGATGGGGACTGGAGCTGCCACACTATACAGACacggcaggccattcggcccaacaatCATGCTGGCATTTCTGCTCCACTCAAACCTCATCTAAATCAATCTGAGCCGTCCTCAGTACCCTCCACCCACACACTGCTCAACCTCCCTTTAAAAATATCCGAATTATAAGCAGCTCAGATGACTGAATCAGTTATACATATTCAAGGTCATCAATAACTCCACGATTTCATAAGGTCACAGCTGTAACCTCAACACATTCCAACCATCTGTGATAACCATTCACCTTCTTGCCTGTCAAGAACACATCTGTCTGCCTTTACAGACTCCCCTGCACCTCAAAGAAGAGAGTTTGAAACACTCAACTTCCTGAACGAAAATGTTCTGCCTCATTTCTGCATTAAgtgggtgactccttattttcAAATAGTTCTAGagtctctcacaagaggaaacatcatctccacatccacccttaggacccctcaggatcttgtctgTTTCAGTTAAATCATCTccctctcttctaaactccagcagatgcaaacctatcctgtccaacctttcctcattagacaagcTGGCCATTCCAGATCGtagtctggtaaacctcctctgtccTGCGACCTATACATTAacaaatactgtgcacagtacagGCTGCCCCAAGGTTACCAAACCCCGACGTGGTCACAAACAAACTCCCATAATTCAACCGAGAACCAGTCTTGAAAAAAAAACCATTTTGACATACCCTCCccagtaatcagacaccactgTCTCCTAAGAACACAGGTAGTGACTTTCACCGTGGAAGACCGCTTtgaagagttgctttggaaactgacagggCAATCACTACTTGATCCAGTACTCTACCAAACAACGTAACATGCACTGAAAGTTGGAGACCACCAGAACCAGCCACTGAGCATGGGACATCCTGAtgaaggctgggggaggggaagacatggaggaagacaataaataaatgctcATGTCAATAGACCCTCATTGAAAGCCCCAAGATGAGATCAGAGACATTAGTTGCCATCTTCTGTATTAACACACTGTTGAAGACATTTCGCTGCCACTGTTTGTTTTACCAATCTGTATATCCAAGGAGCCACCCCTCAACCCTGTAACAAAACAGGTGCATTCGTCAGCTTTGGGTGCTCAGAACCTCGCAGACCAGCACCAGAGTTTGAATGTTCAaagggatgtgctcccattgtaagtaTGGAATTCTATAACGTTACACTAAAGGTTAAAGTAGGTAATTATAACCATGGAAGCTGTACTTCATTGTTACCTCTGTGTTTGAAAAGTACTGCAGGATGTCAGGAAAGggtgaggagagggaagggatggaCACATCTACCAGCTACAGTCTCCAGTGGCTCATTCATGACAACAACGGAACCATGGAGCTATGGTTCCCACTGAGCAGTTtcgtgtattttctgacttatggacatcagTAAAagtggaacctgttcattacctgcaGACGgtctgtactccagatgtggccaacaATGCCTGATATAACTAAAATATAACCTCCCCGACTTTACATTCAGGTCTCTTGCAATGAACTCTAAGATCCTGATGACTTGCAGAGACCGTGTGCTAGCCTTCTGTGAATCTTGCATTGACACACCCAATCCCTCTGCCTCTCAGAGCTCTGTAATCATTTAAAGTTCATACCCCTTCATACTGTTCTAGACATCCCCGTGACATAGGGGATGGTTGTTGGACCATCAAGAGCAGATAATATATTTAAaggaacaatttcacattttccacattctccatttgccagacctttgccctCTCACTGAACCGACCTGTGCCCTCTGTAGCTTCCAAATGTAAACCCCTCACACTTGACTCGTGTGGGTGAAGGAATGATCGATGCTGTGCTGAGATAGTGTGAACATTAGGGCAAGAGAAGGGTGAGGGTCGGCCGTTAGTTGAAGCAGTCTGGTTGATAGGGAAGGTCAGTagctgagagaaacaaaggactgcagatgattgaatctagatgaaaaccacattgatgctggaggaactcagcaggccaggcagcatccatggagaaaagctggtggtcaacatttcaggtcaggactgaaggttcctggcctgctgggttcctccagcatcatcgtgtttctcaagTTCAGTAGGGGACAGCTCTCCATGGTAAACAACCTCCCCCTCCAGTGAGGGTGTCCGTCCGCATtccccactcactcactctctttaGATCATTATGGAGAACATTTAGGAGAAAGAGTAGCAGCTCCTGCGCATCTTGCTGGGTCCCATCGGAGAACGAAGCATGCATTTTCCCAAGAACTCTCTTCACCTCATCTGGAAAGATGTACACACAATCCCCCAGCCACATGTCCATCACCAGAGCCGAGAAGGCGTTGGAGAGCTCTCCACGGCCTCTGCACAAAAGATCCATCGGAACTGAGTCCAACTCAGAGCTGACGATGCAGATCTATTAAACTGGTTCACCCTTAACTCACAgcccatccctccccttccccctcccctacccttcaccctccctcaaccctcaccctacccacccctctcccccatccctccctttaccctacccacccctccactcatCCTAACTAgccctctcccctcatccctccaGTTACCTCACCCCACCCAACCCTGATCCCTCCCAatcaccccacacacccctcaacCCCTTTtttacccctcctctccccttccctcacccctccccttctctcttcctcctccctccctcctcctccctccccctccccactccctctccctcccctccccttcccctctccccctccctccactctccccctccctccccctctccctctcccctctccctccccctctcctcccccccccccccaccggttgATGTGGTCGGCGTACGCGCCGGTGATGAAGAAGTCCACCAGGGGGGTGCAGTTGTTCAGACACTGCAACACGCAGTTGAGGTAACAACTGTTGCCCGAGTTCCCGAGGCCCGTCTGACCCGCGCCCCCGGCCGGCCGCTCCCGCATTGCGCTCGATGCTCCCGGCTCGGCCAGCGAGCTGCTGCTGTACTTGGGGACCAGGTGGTAGaagcgtgttctggggggggtgggggagggggtgggggaggagggggagaggaggggggaggggaggggggagggggagagggggagggggtggaggggaagggggaggggaggggagggcagggggagagggggagggggaggggagagggggagggggaggggatgggggagagggggaggggatggggagagggggaaggggagagggggaggggaggggaggggaggtggagggggagatggggagggggagatggggaggggggagggggagatggggagggggggaggggggagaggtggaggggaggggaggggaggggaggtggaggggaagatggggagggggagggggggagggggagatggggagggggagatagggaggggggagggggaggggggagatggtggggaggggatggggagggggaggggggagatggggaggggggagggggaggggggagatggtggggagggggagatggggagggggaggggggagatggggaggggggagggggagatggggagggggggagggggtggggggagggggagatggggggaggggtagatggggagggggagggggaggggggagagggggaggggaggggaggtggaggggggagatggggaggggggagatggggaggggggagatgggagggggagatggggagggggaggggggagatggggagggggaggggagatggggaggggggagggggagatggggaggggggagatagggaggggggagggggaggggggagatggtggggaggggatgggagggggaggggggagatggggaggggggagggggaggggggagatggtggggagggggagatggggagggggaggggggagatggggaggggggagggggagatggggagggggggagggggtggggggagggggagatggggggaggggtagatggggagggggagggggaggggggagagggggaggggaggggaggtggaggggggagatggggaggggggagatggggaggggggagatgggagggggagatggggagggggaggggggagatggggagggggaggggagatggggaggggggaggggagggggagatggggaggggggagggggaggggggagagggggaggggaggggaggtggaggggggagatggggaggggggagggggaggggggagatggggaggggggagggggagatggggaggggagatggggaggggggaggggagggggagatggggaggggggagggggaggagagagatggggaggggggagggggagatggggagggggggagggggagatggggagggggagggggggagggggagatggggagggggagatggggaggggggagggggagggggagatggggggaggggtagatggggagggggagggggaggggggagagggggaggggaggggaggtggaggagagagatggggaggggggagatggggaggggggagatgggagggggagatggggagggggaggggggagatggggagggggaggggagatggggaggggggaggggagggggagatggggaggggggagggggagatggggagggggaggggagatggggaggggggaggggagggggagatggggagggggagggggaggggggagatggggaggggagagggggagatggggagggggggagggggagatggggagggggagatggggaggggggagatggggagggggagggggagatggggagggggagatggggggagggggagatgtggaggggggagggggagggggagatggggggggtagatggggagggggagggggagagggggaggggaggggaggtggaggggggagatggggaggggggagatggggagggggagatggggaggggggagatggggaggggggagatggggaggggggagatgggagggggagatggggagggggaggggggagatgggggggagggggagatggggggagggggagttggggaggggggagggggagatggggagggggagatggggagggggagatgggggagggggagatggggggagggggagatggggaggggggagatggggagggggagggggagatggggaggggggagggagatggggaggggggagggggagggggagatgggggggagggggagatgggggtagggggagatgagggggaggggggagatggggagggggagatggaggaaaaCAGTCAGAGCTCTGTTGTCTGGAGACTCTGGGCTACCAGCAAAGCACGGGGTCAGGGTGAGGTTTCCATGGGAATGACAGCCCAGGTCTGATGTTGGAGGTCAGGCAATGGGGGTAGAGAGGGAGATGAGGTCTCGTGGTTGGTTCCCAGCCCTGAATATGGGTCCTTGAACACCTAGACCAggggtgatgggccaaatggcctcctgctgggAACTGGATGGCCGGTAACCGgtctgggagcaggaggaggtgccAGAAACAGCCCAGTCAGCTCTGGACACTCTCATCCAGACCTCCGAACCTTCAAACCCCACCAACCCTGTCCGTCCATCACCAGACCATCCCAGGGCAGCTGGggaactgaaacaggcccttcggcccatcttgctCCTGCCATGTCTGGACGTGATCACTGACGGACATTAGACCGCAAACAGGAGGCAAAAGCAATATCCTTGTTGGCGGGGCCACAAGTGTTCTCAGTGGGAGATGCAACCCAGCTCCCTGCTGACATTCCCAGTGTGTCTgaaccagtctccagccaatgtGGTTCATTCCGTGTGACGCAGGGAACTGCTGAGAGCACTGAACTCTGCAAGGCTCTGGGACCAGGCAACGGGTTGCACCTGATCTCAAACAGGTCCAATATCCTTAGGATaagatatcgaaacacacagtgaaatacatcttttgcgtagagtgttctgggggcagc
Coding sequences:
- the LOC127583860 gene encoding putative ubiquitin carboxyl-terminal hydrolase 50; its protein translation is MAVSSQYDEDAGTEGVPVMNEAMMKERTRFYHLVPKYSSSSLAEPGASSAMRERPAGGAGQTGLGNSGNSCYLNCVLQCLNNCTPLVDFFITGAYADHINRGRGELSNAFSALVMDMWLGDCVYIFPDEVKRVLGKMHASFSDGTQQDAQELLLFLLNVLHNDLKRSTGVRNVETSIVTKLFQGQLSYIKLCLSCYHKSSQTENFLSLSLPMPPDGGCSIQDCLRLFFKEEVLSSRDRPFCSFCGRKQDQAESIQLLKAPDIIIIHLKRFESDDHGNRKLTNMVTFPLEDLDLTQYTTTPATQQLKYQLYAVVNHTGTLDSGHYTAFCKNPVTQNWHEFNDAKVTNISEQKIQSPAAYVLFYSCVNFQWPQ